From Dermacentor albipictus isolate Rhodes 1998 colony unplaced genomic scaffold, USDA_Dalb.pri_finalv2 scaffold_17, whole genome shotgun sequence, one genomic window encodes:
- the LOC135910433 gene encoding putative nuclease HARBI1: MAVALRRRRREHGEPEDAFGMPDDHFRRHFASQRKRRGCCVRNWRGSLLEAERATGLSVERKVLCALRFFATWSFQAPVGSEGTIRVSQSTVSECGRRVAEAAVNAGARYKWVHFPKTAEEKAAVKEGFIRRGAISGVIGCVDGFLIAIVAPKGERKAAFMCRKGYYALNCLLICDADMEILTMDPLRPGSDHDAFFWRMTRLRRRFQAERIVNPGEYLHGDNGYPLESWLPTPKPGHPPVQTAEGQYDAALAAIRCVVKKCVGLLKSRFRCFHRYRTLLYEQERAASVVATCAVLYNLRLFENDIELGDDGDDESSSTS, from the exons ATGGCGGTGGCTCTTCGCCGTCGCCGACGTGAACACGGAGAGCCAGAGGACGCGTTTGGCATGCCGGATGACCATTTTCGACGGCATTTCGCCTCTCAAAGGAAACGGCGCGGTTGTTGTGTGAGGAACTGGCGGGGGAGTTTACTAGAAGCGGAGCGAGCGACGGGACTGTCGGTGGAGCGAAAGGTGTTGTGTGCGCTGCGCTTCTTTGCCACCTGGAGCTTCCAAGCGCCCGTAGGGAGCGAGGGGACGATCCGTGTGTCGCAGTCGACAGTGAGCGAGTGCGGGCGACGCGTGGCAGAGGCTGCCGTGAACGCAGGGGCTCGATACAAGTGGGTTCATTTTCCGAAGACGGCCGAGGAAAAGGCAGCCGTGAAAGAAGGTTTCATTCGGCGTGGTGCTATCTCCGGCGTCATCGGATGCGTCGACGGCTTCCTCATAGCCATTGTCGCACCCAAGGGTGAGCGCAAGGCTGCATTCATGTGCCGCAAGGGATACTACGCCCTCAACTGCTTGCTC ATCTGCGACGCGGACATGGAGATCCTGACCATGGACCCTCTGCGACCGGGGTCGGACCACGACGCGTTCTTCTGGCGGATGACGCGGTTGCGCCGTCGGTTCCAAGCGGAGCGTATCGTGAATCCCGGGGAATACCTCCACG GTGACAATGGATACCCCTTGGAGTCGTGGCTCCCGACCCCAAAACCCGGCCATCCTCCAGTGCAGACAGCCGAGGGGCAGTACGACGCAGCACTAGCCGCCATCCGTTGCGTAGTGAAGAAGTGCGTCGGACTCTTAAAGAGCCGGTTCCGCTGTTTTCATCGATATCGCACCCTCCTCTACGAGCAGGAACGTGCGGCCAGCGTTGTCGCCACATGTGCTGTGTTGTACAACCTTCGCCTCTTTGAGAATGACATAGAATTGGGCGATGATGGCGATGACGAGAGCAGCAGCACCAGTTAG